In Melitaea cinxia chromosome 29, ilMelCinx1.1, whole genome shotgun sequence, the genomic stretch atgtatgtattcatgtatgtgggtatatatgtatatatcttagtatgtatgtatgtatgtatatgtttaattatttgaatatttattataaatttgctgtaacttgtacacctatgctgacgctagaccatttcctttgccctaaggttgcctggaagaaatcgctttttagcgataaggccgccctttgtacctaatgaatatattgttaatatttttctttctttgctatgtattatttctgtttttggtgtacaataaagtgtattattatttttattatttattcgttttttttcataacttttcgGAAATttgagattaatttttttttactttttttgatgtattgattttttttgtagtttttttaccTGCTGttcttgtaatttattaattattattatttctacgaTTACTGTATTTTTTGGTGTAAAAACTGTTGTCTGCGATTTGTGTAATGTCTCGAATAAACGTGTTTCCTTCTTTCTAAatggtttaattattattatgttgtctGATTACATCAAAATTCATCATACAATAATTTCAAATGCTGACAAATTTCTAATACGTCTTGAATTACTGAAATAACACGAAATTTGCtaagttaagcaacttaatgcttgtgttataggtgacAGCcgactgatttttattttattctaaatttacatACTTATACGATTATATCCATACTCAgttgggaatcgaactcacaaacCGCAAAGCAGACAGGAGGCCCACTAcgaactacgccaacgggctagctCCAACAGAGTACCCCACAGTCCAGCGTTTCTTAGCcatttaataatgtatgaccaattgacaaaatatatgttttatcaatacatataaatattttataacgtacACACACGCTCGTCTGTTCgctgactgttataactattacAGACTGACctagacgggaatcgaacccgcaaccggaCGAACGGAAAAGAAAGCAGGGCAGGGCcgggcactacaaactgcgcccacGGGCTATTCAAAGTGTGTTTTGCCACATTCCACGTACTGTTTGCGTGTAAAATCTGAATTATACTTATAggtaaatataagtattattagtgtcataaatgcttatttttttaaataaattgtcttTATCTAATAAATACCCCTATTAAAATAAACCTCAAAACATGGACAACTGCAGAGAAAATTCTCATACTAAAAACCTGTAAATCTaaacttattattttgatttttttcagaCGACGTGTTTGCACAGTGGTTACAGTGCTAGCTGTGGTCTCAGGTTCGATCCCCCGCTCACGAAAACCAATacagatgtatgtatgtatgtaatgatcTAGGCGTTTGTGCTCGTGTACTGTGTATGTTTAGGGCCCCTCAAGTCTTAACGCAGGAGCAAaacatactatttattttatacagctTAATTTTAGCTAGCTTCGCATAACATAaggatatatttaaatgttttattttatcaacgCACTAGCATAGCATGGAATTTTGCCACCCGGGCCCATCGTAAATTTACCGCCCATAccaattcatttaattattactcACTCATTGCAAGCACAATTTTCGTTATGTtcattaactgacttcaaaaaaggaggagattatcaattctactgtatttttagGTGTGTACAATAGTAGAGGcgatttagatattttttatagtcaattgaaaaaaatatggtgATTTGCCACCCCTCCCTCGCTCCTTTCGTGTGCCTCCCGGGACCATGGCCCTGGGCATTCCCACAATATGCCACTATATCAACATATTCACTATGACCTTatccatattcaaaatttttgtttactcAGCTTTATACGCCTGTCGGAAATTTTAcagcaatattatatttttgtgataagTGACTATCTTTAAGTAGGCGTATTCACTTTGATTAACAATACTGTAAAACCGACCATAACAAGTGAAAGAGATACTAGACAAAATAACATAgagttggtaaaaaaaaatacaattagaaatttaaaacatactatacttataggtatattatatgcgtacacacaaacatacagatatatatagttatagacATGTCtatacatagataaataattaaataaacacgtatcattattataatcattGTTACCCAATGAACGTCTAtagctggacataggtctcttgCAAAGTCTTTCGCGGTCTAGCGCCGCTTACGTCCAGCGGCTGCCAGCGACCATGTCATATCTACGAAGATCCCTAGAATGGTTGGtcgaaagaaaattaaatttaggttTAAAATAAGAATGTCTAAAAGGGTTGTAAAGTATATGtgtaaagtatataatatggtGCAGAGAATTTTCAAATCTCGGCGCGATTTCTCTGATGGGCAACCGTTGCGATTGGGATCGGTAAGACGAAATATGGCAAGAATGCTATTGGTAGCCTTCGAATCACAATACTGAATCTTTGAGCAAATATTGACCCCTCTTTTatcaacaataaattaattttaaagttgatgtacataattatgtttaagaATATCATTATGACAAGTAAGACATGAGTCTATAATGCTTAAggtcaatatttatttcaaagataAAATGATAAAAGTTTCTAccataatatttctttttcctATCGAACTTTTTTATGTTGCAtactataattatttctattcaCAAACCTTGAAACAAAAGTTTATCAGTTAAGTCGTTCTCGATACGTATACCATACCAGATCAGACTAGACTAGACTACTAGAAAAATCGGCCAGTTAaagaaaatgtgttttatataatgtaaaagtCGGGTTATAAATATGTCGCAGAAACGCTCTcgcaattattatttgtgttagAAAAGTGGCAACTGTGAGCGCAGTCTGATGATAAGCCGATACAGTAGCATAAGGACGCCAGCTATACCAGGAGCATTGCCTTGCCGGCCCAATCCCCGATTTTTCGCAAGAGATATGACAACGTATTcacgacaggaacacaacatttcTCGAGGgtagtgttatttagctattcttctgtaaggttgcgGTATTTTCCCAGTCAAGCTGTTCAAAATTTGAGCGAGATATTTCCTAATGTGCCTTATCCTGTATTCTATTTCTGtagtataaaactattttttaaagctATGgcttgtttttatatgtattttaaacaatatgtaataaattagattattttaaGAGCATCCGTAATTTGCTACAATCTGGTAATCTCAATATTCTGTAAATTCAAAATGTCAACTTCAAAACAATATCATTTTGACAATATTTGTACAAAGGTGACTTTGACTGATACGAGCAAATTGGATTACTTTTTACTTACCAAGTACCTGTTTCAAGTGTTGGACtgttgatattaaattaatggTTTGATAAGAAAGTACGCTTATAATAAGCcggttttttaatacaatatggctagaaatttattaaaacttggAGCATTAGAAGCACAGAGAACGGCGTTTTTACTGTGCGATATTCAAGAAACATTCAGACCACACGTAAAACACTTCGGAGAAGTTGTTAGAGTCGCAAATAAAATGGTATGTATTTGATTGTGATTGTTACGTAATTGCGCTtcgattaaaaatgttaaaatatgcCATTATCAGTATCTGTTAATACTTgatctacgtttttttttttatttaaaaaaattgtgtaaaatgtTTCTACACACGCTTGAATGTTTACTTTGTTTAAGCTTTTCATTAGGTACCAgcattgatatatttttttataataattatatttaaattttgtttttctattccaaattgtttgtttaaatacagaagaatatagatatataataagtgttaataatatatgaattattaagtctattaattaatttaatttataaaaaaatatataaaaagtttttttaaatatttttatcatatatatttcagTTAGAAGCGgcaaaacatttcaaaataccAGTATATGTGTCTGAGCAATACCCTAAAGGCTTGGGTCACACTACAAAGGATATTAATTTAGATGGAGCTGCCCTTGTCTATGAAAAAACTGTTTTTTCTATGTATAATCAGGAGCTAAAAGATAGACTGAAAAAAGATATACCTAACTTAGAATCAGTCGTACTCTTTGGCATTGAggtaaatataacaattaaaatcacTAATTctgctaatattatatatgtgaaCGTTTGTGAGGATGAATggttgtttgttactcttttatgtaaaaactacacagctgattgtaataaaacctGGGTCTCCAGATAGCTGGAATTCCAGAAtaatatataggctatattttatcctGATATTATCACGGGATCGGTAATCATGTGGGTGAACTAGTATGCTTtcaattaacaatattaatactaaACTAGTTGACTACCAAAGTTTTCCAttattttccatttattttGGAACTGAACTAAGTTGAATCTGCCTGTAACCTCCCACTGCTGAGCGAAAGACTATTATTACATACGGTAGaagcatcagagcttaatccactactatgctttcaagtgtatatgataacatcCGAGAATGTAAGCTGAGTGATTGAGAAATCTACAAGGACATACGTCTagactagaaaaaaatattgtacgcCACAAaaaccactacaccagaataattatagtttatacatatatacatacatatatgaataaattgtttttaatttaatttgtctgAAATTAACTGTATCACTCTATGTTTCCTAAAAACATTCCGCGGTCCGTTAATGTTTGTCTTCTAACTTTAGTGCACAAGTTCTTTTTACTGTCTTagctaagtttattaaaatcaatgatGTAAAACCATaattttccaaaaaataaaattaaataatcatttcaaatattttcaattaaccgCAGCTTAAGCGGCTTAACCCATTGTTCTACTGTCAAAATCGGACCCTGTCTCCGGACTTTAATCGACTATCAGCACATGtaattggcaaaatcatcggcgaaaagTTAATGGAGCCATAatctttaaagaagaagatatgaataaataatttttataacacaaataGGTACTGTTCTAAAATTGAACCCCTTTATTCTCAGATGgtgataaatatgtttaaacaaagaaattttttcatcaaaataatTAGGTTATGAAGATTAAGattgtaaatgtaaaaaaaattgttcagtaTTTTAACagtttgaaagaaaaataatcgGGTTTCctaattcaaaataaagtttttcATGTGTAACTAATTATCAGAATTTGCATATcttaaatacataaacataaattgCCGACATTAGAACTATACTAAAATTTCACCAAATTGGATAATACTTGTAGGtaagaaattacaaaaaaaaaaaaatcgatttttgaaCATATAAAGATAATCGAGGTTCTCTAGTCGGCCATATAtgacatattatatttagttaaaataaaagctatttgataataaataaattttagtttaaatgtcttaaaataaataaaatatatttattatctattccATAGGAATTACAATTttccaatattattattatagtagcCGGGATAGAccttgttctgtcaaaagttaaaagattttttatttttatttttagtattaaaaccttcgatcatacaaaaaaatagattagtcaaattggtcgagccattctcgactTATGCGCAACATTATTAGCagcattcatttttaaccgacttccaaaaaaggaggaggttctcaattcaactgtattttttttaatgtatgtgacttcagaacttttgactgggtggaccgatttcgacaaaaaacgacattttttttttaatcgaaaggtagtgtgtgtcatttggtcccatttaaatttatttgagatctaacaactacttttcgagttatatctaataatgcgttttaacttgacgcttttttcgtcgacctaggttgtattatacttaactttttattgaatgtaccgattttgataattcttgttttgttagaaaggagatatccctagtttagtaccatgataagaaaaccaggatttgatgatgggatcccagagaaatcaagggaaactgtcgaaaatccgcataactttttactgggtgtaccgattttgataatttttaatttaatcaaaagctgatgtttatcatgtggtcagattttaattttatcgagatctgataactactttttgagtaatctttgataacgcgtagttaattgacttattttttcgtcgatctacgttgtactcgtcgatataattaaagtcggtttttttttcgtttgcgagcaaatacaattattatttatatatgtataaattatttattcatcattgtacttaaaatacaaacagatacattaaaaatacgaaataaaatatggacaaaggctaactacttaaaataatgataaaaataaaaggttGTATTATTCTAAGTCTAAAGAGATTATTGTAATCAATCCTATCCTTATTTATAATACGAAAATTTGTGAGGATAGATGGATTTTTGTTATTCTATCATGCACAAACTATTtaacagatttttataaaacttggtatgtctataaaaatagatatacgACAGTCCTATTGGATTGGTGATATTAGACGGGTGAATCCATGAGGCTCAGCCACtgtatattaatagtaattgtaCAGCATAAAGAAATAGAGATagaatagatagatagatagaatcCCCCCTTCCCCTAGGAGCTCCAgttaccttactcatcacagaaaTACTTTTCtgtatacaactaggtcggcaaacaagcgtaccgctcacctgatagtaagcgattacccttTTTTTGGTATcacaggggaacccatttacgggtgatatccaggacgcccgggtaggcagttcTAGAACGTATGTCGGCtacagcacttgggggtgcaataccgacaaaacccctgcgggagccttcagccgctttaattggagggttccggagctgcaggcaacaggatccctccagcgaccggctggcctcggcgaaaaggccagacttctcctccatggatAAGCGATTACCCTAGCTTAAAGACGCCttctcaccttactcaccaacacattacttgagagcagtattatttagctgtgatcttctgtaacgtaaaggtacttccccagttacACTGCTCTACATTTTTGAGCAAATAATTTTCTTGCAATGCTCTATGTCAAAATTGTTTTTCCACAGGCCCATGTGTGTATAGAGCAAACGGTCATCGACTTACGCAATGAAGATATAAGTGTTCATGTGTTAGCCGATGGTGTGTCCTCACGATCTCTTCTGGACAGATCCCTTGCATTACAGGTAATATCAACTATATACGTATTTATTAAAGGGATTCTAAACCAGGGTGTAtgcttaaaattttacatttatttttcaattaatacaaATCACACAGTAACTAAGCCCTAACTAATTCCTTTTTCGTTCTTAATTATGttcttcttaaataaaaagatacatTTGCTTTTGAATGTCTGGCTTATAATAACATTTccgtttctttttttcaatcatagacgtcatttatatttttcttgttaGAGAAATATCCGTGtaatgtagtttaaaaaaaaatggctgcTTTCTTCTAGGTTTGTCAGAATACCTTATATTGATGGGCCTTTAccatttaatgaaaaaaatgcaAGAAAAAgctattagtaaaaaaataataaaaatgaaattaatgaaaCTCTTATGTGTTTAATGGCAACTTTACTAACaaaagttaacaaaaaattaacctgctttatttaatatttattattctatttaatattatgctgtgtggctacggcattaaagaatatagccaccccctctcttcccgtgggtgtcgtaagaggtgactaagggataatacagtttcactaccacagtggaacttataaagccgaccgatggcgggataaccatcgaactgctggctttgaaatacacaggccgaagacgggcagcagcgtcttcggtgcgacaaagccagccctgcagtcaccaacccgcctgcccagcgtggtgactatgggcaacacacacgagttcacgccaatttttggtgcgaacttgtggaggcctatgtccagcaatggactgtgtcatccagacgaggagtgggaggctgcgaatacatgacagcgtttcgcacgcgatagtcgcggtgactagacacaccaaggcctgtgtctactacaccgactacagagatgacgcgatctgttgtttcgtcgggagggcggcggaggctacggcaaaagacatcctcgagcatagtctcaagatggcgattcataatagagacaccgccgtcgttgagagtattctcgagatgtcaaaataaaatttgaataggttgctttgcttgggaggagtaagttggtagtaatatagacaatattaaaaaaaaatatttttaagaaaacgattattacgcatgtaaataatgtaagatttagctagatataagtatagtattataaggaaataataataatacaaaaaaaaaatgtaccatacattagattaagaaccggtcggtggactcacgtctcttttggagacattaaaaacagtctgacttgaacagcgatgttgctgagtaacgcctaccttgaaatagaaaaaaaaaaataaaaataaaaattgcatgtatttagaataaaaaaggacatgggtttataagcccgtggatgtatatgacttgtaaaaaaaaaaaaaagcagtggactgtaaagggtTGAAGTGAGATTTAATATTTAGGACTACCTACAATTGTTAACTAATTCTACTTTTATGTTTTTCATTATTCCATCTTTATGCatgtactatttttaatttcagcGAATGCAAAATATAGGTTGTTTTGTAAGCTCCGCTGAGAATGTTTTGTTCAAACTTTTGAAGGACAAGAATCACCCTGCTTTCAAAGATGTGTCTAAATTAATAAAGGAACCCACTTCTGATACTTTTGCCCTAGATGTCTCTGCCAAACTATGACATTTTTTGatatgaagtaatttttttctaattttttaattatatttttagatattgtattttactttaatcgatCACGTACAAGTTCGAAACagtatttatgtgttttttctttttatgaccTTTTGgaaagatatttctttttttatatttccatAAGAATTTTGCGTAAATTTCGTAAAGAACGTGTACAAGTTct encodes the following:
- the LOC123667674 gene encoding isochorismatase domain-containing protein 1-like isoform X1 gives rise to the protein MARNLLKLGALEAQRTAFLLCDIQETFRPHVKHFGEVVRVANKMLEAAKHFKIPVYVSEQYPKGLGHTTKDINLDGAALVYEKTVFSMYNQELKDRLKKDIPNLESVVLFGIEAHVCIEQTVIDLRNEDISVHVLADGVSSRSLLDRSLALQRMQNIGCFVSSAENVLFKLLKDKNHPAFKDVSKLIKEPTSDTFALDVSAKL
- the LOC123667674 gene encoding isochorismatase domain-containing protein 1-like isoform X2; this encodes MARNLLKLGALEAQRTAFLLCDIQETFRPHVKHFGEVVRVANKMLEAAKHFKIPVYVSEQYPKGLGHTTKDINLDGAALVYEKTVFSMYNQELKDRLKKDIPNLESVVLFGIEAHVCIEQTVIDLRNEDISVHVLADGVSSRSLLDRSLALQRLQSIGCFVGTSENVLFKLLKDKNNPVFKQISKLSTKPTPDEFGVTN